Proteins found in one Planococcus citri chromosome 2, ihPlaCitr1.1, whole genome shotgun sequence genomic segment:
- the Pi3K68D gene encoding phosphatidylinositol 4-phosphate 3-kinase C2 domain-containing subunit beta isoform X1 — MTSENDFDKKFQEDLEKARALSLETLALEKFKLKKLQEEKKKEKKVVTPDEIPRSRPRPGGVNIGDPKVPLIKPPPATSRRNSVTTQSSTSSASYSVDDLVSFDSPPPSASTTSSSPVEEESLNAIQPYTGFNFNNPPNLKIQTSISSITNGCRSFYNSTVPRPIGFFPPRYGAPTYHGVVPFNPGCRFNSTSQQSVTQVFQNHTNVSNVSVLNAIKKKDDNNLIDLTLFNEVTRLDNDNDNRDWIVNCKETKSRRNLSKSFNNECDGGRVRHSVLEAFDPLLESTCAKITLTEDIESVDEREEEASSECSNSLYAVFDPFDYMYSPSECSQHSDPIYAAVVKTQTPLNSPPPLPPRNHSTPATELSAQNSPVKKYQRENITVRKRNRSIQDPDLIAFHRLVKTIRNEFKYNDAEKNMGIVISPRIECTRVQNLSIKIIMHCEFTRPNPVIFTCDADSTVEQVILQTLCDLSNNDSAENYIVKVRGLAEYLLPNTNLSSYVHILQCIKLDEDVELTLLPSNSVSRKLARTAQDDTCDSEIKIEDLIPNEFSPLISYESLSIVLETLEKEMNKIEISVGNIFSSGFSFSSIQTRGVQQALKAICSLLGNMEPSDISKSLIDFIEICNEMSSYSSKTDGNSWMKPRIIDDEGEYSIVNVPKAPPARETIANHCEKIKESVYKFIDTYCHTFDVDFELSSPSYEFTGTKYSREVGDPVLVYIDGLHRLGNNWNYDEYLIVAQVYHGTRPVGEAKVSKSMQASGSFFKRLIFDCWLSFDNIGICLLPRESRLVFVVYGRSINLNAEQSSSQDNQSTDTELGWTSIQFFNYDGILSQGSYLLMLSPSSADRRLGPSPPLGYQLGNQSQPILNVEFPCYSSHVKFPHIAKDIHTVSKDMYDFNSLDRNTQEQLLQMVEQDVFNRPPTEDREVLWEKRHYLLSKPQALPKVFLAAYSWDSACLPDLHSMLHSWSPLQSIDALQLLLPCFPDIEVRKKAVSWMESFSHDEVVDYLPQLIQALKHETYETSALAEFLLRRSLLSPRVAHYLYWLLIQLLPTQLFQNPNNYDLTNLDEKAMGNARYFRRILLMYRVLIMICGQAVRHSFNAQQLLVKTLYEVAENIKSTKESLRIKTLLQDLESVHDNLQENVACLPLKPSLEVNGIQVKTCSYFPSNTLPLKISFQTVEKNIIPAIFKAGDDLQQDMLTIQMIKIMDKWWLKEGLDLKIVTFACISTGDKRGIIEMVTEAETLRKIQIELGLTGSFKETPIDEWLRKHNPSALEYERAVQNFTASCAGYSVATYILGICDRHNDNIMLKRSGHLFHIDFGKFLGDAQTFGSFKRDRTPFVLTPDMAYVINGSDKSTEKFHHFVDLCCQAFNIIRKHGNLLLYLFGLMISSGIPGVTMDAVTYVQKSLLLDLTNAEAAATFARMIESSLKSWFTQFNFFLHNLAQLRFTGDHNDAELLSFVPKRYTMNQEGRIQSVEVYGYQKRYDPEKYYVYILKVKRENQPEPSYLFRSYKEFCELHQKICLLFPLAKCHSLHSSSLLVGRSNIKQVAEKRKYEIEKFLNMLFQMADEISHSDVVYTFFHPLLRDQQEANINQEKLKERKSKTSQTYSKCVRGELKLTLNYQRGALIVMVNHAKELPRMANNQEPSTYVKVYLLPDPMKMTKRKTKVIKRSCHPSFMEMLEYRMPLDVLQFRVLQATVWNHDTLQENEFLGAVSLPLHNLVPETETTDWYPLGNVCR, encoded by the exons ATGACTTCTGAGAatgatttcgataaaaaatttcaagaagatCTCGAAAAAGCGCGAGCTTTAAGTTTAGAAACATTGGcgctggaaaaattcaaactgaagAAACTgcaggaagagaaaaaaaaag agaaaaaagttgtaacGCCTGACGAAATACCACGCTCTAGACCAAGACCAGGCGGTGTTAATATTG GTGATCCCAAAGTACCTTTGATAAAACCACCTCCAGCGACATCGCGTCGGAATAGCGTTACTACACAGTCGTCTACCTCGTCGGCGTCGTATTCGGTCGATGATTTGGTTTCTTTCGATTCGCCTCCTCCATCCGCTAGCACTACGAGTAGTTCACCTGTTGAAGAAGAAAG CTTGAATGCGATACAACCGTATACAggattcaatttcaataatccgccaaacttgaaaattcaaacttccaTATCATCCATAACAAATGGTTGCCGAAGTTTTTACAATTCCACAGTCCCAAGACCTATTGGATTTTTTCCTCCGAGGTACGGTGCTCCGACTTACCATGGTGTAGTTCCATTTAATCCGGGATGTCGATTCAACTCAACGTCTCAGCAGTCTGTTACACAGGTCTTTCAAA ATCACACCAATGTTTCGAATGTTTCTGTGCTGAATGCGATTAAAAAGAAAGACGATAATAATTTAATCGATCTAACATTGTTTAACGAAGTAACTCGTCTGGATAATGATAATGACAATCGTGATTGGATTGTTAATTGTAAAGAAACTAAATCTAGAAGAAATTTGAGTAAATCCTTCAATAATGAATGTGATGGTGGAAGAGTACGTCACAGTGTCTTAGAAGCTTTTGATCCTCTACTCGAGTCAACCTGTGCTAAAATTACTCTCACCGAAGATATAGAATCAG TGGACGAAAGAGAAGAAGAAGCTAGCTCAGAATGTTCGAATAGTTTATACGCCGTGTTTGATCCATTTGACTACATGTATTCGCCATCAGAATGTTCGCAACACTCGGATCCTATTTATGCAGCTGTCGTTAAAACTCAGACTCCTTTGAATTCGCCACCACCATTACCACCTCGTAACCATAGCACCCCCGCCACCGAGCTTTCT gctCAGAATTCACCTGTAAAAAAATACCAGAGAGAAAATATCACTGTTAGGAAACGAAACAGATCAATTCAGGATCCTGATTTAATAGCTTTTCATCGTCTTGTTAAAACGATACGAA ATGAATTTAAATATAATGACGCTGAGAAAAATATGGGTATCGTCATCAGCCCGAGGATTGAATGTACACGAGTGCAAAATTTGAGCATCAAGATCATAATGCATTGCGAATTTACGCGACCTAATCCAGTAATATTTACTTGCGATG CCGATAGTACTGTAGAGCAAGTAATTCTTCAAACTTTATGCGATCTGTCTAATAATGATTCAGCTGAAAATTATATTGTGAAAGTTCGTGGCCTGGCTGAATATCTTTTACCAAACACAAACCTCAGCAGCTATGTTCATATTTTGCAATGTATCAAGTTAGATGAAGACGTCGAATTAACGTTGCTGCCTTCAAATAGCGTATCCAGAAAATTAGCGAGAACT GCTCAAGATGATACTTGCGATAGtgagataaaaattgaagatctaATTCCTAATGAATTTTCGCCGTTGATTTCGTACGAATCTTTGAGCATTGTTTTAG aaactTTGGagaaagaaatgaataaaattgaaatttccgtcggaaatattttttcttcgggattttcattttccagtatTCAAACCCGCGGTGTTCAGCAAGCGTTAAAAGCAATCTGCTCGTTGTTAGGAAACATGGAACCGTCTGATATATCTAAAAGTTTGAtcgatttcattgaaatttgcaATGAAATGTCATCTTATTCATCCAAG ACTGACGGAAACAGTTGGATGAAACCACGTATTATCGATGACGAAGGAGAGTATTCTATTGTAAACGTACCTAAAGCACCACCTGCCCGAGAGACGATCGCTAATCActgcgaaaaaattaaagaaagcgTGTATAAATTTATCGACACGTATTGCCATACTTTCGATGTAGACTTTGAATTAAGTTCTCCGTCTTATGAATTTACCG GTACAAAATATTCGCGTGAAGTAGGAGATCCAGTCTTGGTCTATATTGATGGATTACATAGATTAGGAAATAATTGGAATTACGACGAATACTTAATAGTTGCTCAAGTATATCACGGTACCAGACCGGTAGGCGAAGCTAAGGTGTCTAAAAGCATGCAAGCTTCTGGTTCTTTTTTCAagagattaatttttgattgctG GTTGAGTTTCGACAATATTGGAATCTGTTTACTACCTCGTGAAAGTCGTTTAGTTTTCGTTGTGTATGGTCGTAGCATAAATCTTAATGCGGAGCAGTCATCATCTCAAGATAATCAGTCCACTGATACTGAACTTGGATGGACttcgattcagtttttcaattacgATGG aatattatCCCAGGGAAGTTACTTGTTGATGCTATCACCGTCATCTGCAGATAGAAGATTAGGGCCTTCGCCTCCATTAGGGTATCAGCTAGGCAATCAAAGTCAACCAATCCTAA acgtTGAATTTCCATGCTACAGTAGTCACGTTAAATTTCCGCATATTGCGAAAGATATTCATACGGTATCTAAAGACATGTATGACTTCAATAGTCTAGATCGTAACACGCAAGAGCAATTATTACAGATGGTTGAACAAGATgtatttaatag aCCACCTACAGAAGACCGAGAAGTTCTTTGGGAGAAACGTCACTATCTATTGTCGAAGCCGCAAGCTCTTCCAAAAGTGTTTTTAGCTGCTTATAGCTGGGATTCGGCGTGTTTGCCAGATTTGCACTCGATGCTCCATTCATGGTCACCATTGCAGTCAATCGATGCGTTACAATTATTATTACCTTG TTTTCCTGACATCGAGGTGAGGAAGAAGGCGGTCAGCTGGATGGAATCGTTTTCTCACGACGAAGTTGTAGATTACCTTCCCCAACTGATACAAGCATTGAAACATGAAACTTATGAAACATCTGCTTTGGCTGAATTTTTACTGCGACGTTCGCTTTTGTCACCCCGCGTAGCTCATTATCTATATTGGTTGTTGATTCAACTACTACCAACACAATTATTTCAG aatcccAATAACTATGATCTCACGAATCTCGACGAAAAGGCGATGGGAAACGCTCGttattttagaagaattctgcTCATGTATCGAGTATTAATAATGATTTGTGGACAAGCTGTCAGGCATAGTTTTAATGCTCAACAATTGCTAGTCAAA ACTTTATACGAAGTAGCCGAAAATATCAAGTCGACGAAAGAATCTCTCAGGATTAAAACATTGTTGCAAGATCTGGAAAGCGTACATGacaatttacaagaaaatgTAGCCTGTTTACCATTGAAACCTAGTTTGGAAGTCAATGGTATTCAAGTGAAAACCTGCTCGTATTTCCCTTCGAACACGTTGCCATTAAAAATTAGCTTtcaaactgttgaaaaaaatattatacctgCTATTTTTAAA GCGGGAGATGATTTGCAGCAAGATATGTTGACCATACAAATGATCAAGATTATGGATAAATGGTGGCTTAAGGAAGGCTTAGATTTGAAAATCGTCACTTTTGCTTGTATATCGACGGGTGATAAAAGAG GTATCATTGAAATGGTCACGGAGGCAGAAACTCTGCGAAAAATCCAAATAGAATTGGGATTGACAGGATCTTTTAAAGAAACACCTATCGATGAATGGTTGAGAAAACATAATCCTTCAGCCTTAGAATATGAACGAGccgttcaaaattttaccg CTTCATGTGCCGGTTACAGTGTAGCGACATATATTTTGGGTATCTGTGATAGACATAATGATAACATAATGTTGAAAAGATCAGGTCATCTGTTTCACATAGATTTTGGAAAGTTTCTGGGAGACGCTCAAACTTTTGGCAGCTTCAAAAG GGATCGAACACCCTTCGTATTAACTCCCGATATGGCCTATGTAATCAACGGCAGCGATAAATCGactgaaaaattccatcattttgtAGATCTATGTTGTCAAGCGTTTAATATTATCAGAAAGCATGGAAATTTACTTCTATATCTATTCGGCCTG ATGATATCTTCTGGAATCCCCGGCGTTACTATGGATGCTGTAACTTATGTTCAGAAATCTCTACTGCTAGATTTGACAAATGCTGAAGCTGCTGCAACATTTGCTCGTATGATTGAGAGTTCTCTGAAGTCATGGTTTACgcagttcaactttttcttaCATAATTTAGCTCAATTACGATTTACCGGTGATCATAATGATGCCGAGTTATTAAGTTTCGTTCCTAAAAGATACAC CATGAATCAAGAGGGAAGAATACAGAGCGTAGAAGTTTACGGATATCAAAAACGATATGACCCGGAGAAGTACTAcgtttatattttgaaagtgaaaCGTGAAAATCAACCGGAGCCTTCGTACCTTTTCCGTTCCTATAAAGAGTTCTGCGAACTGCACCAGAAAATTTGTTTACTGTTTCCGTTGGCTAAATGTCACAG TTTACATAGTTCTAGTCTATTAGTTGGAAGATCAAATATAAAACAGGTCGCTGAGAAGCGTAAAtacgaaatagaaaaatttttaaatatgctTTTCCAAATGGCCGATGAAATTAGTCATTCCGACGTTGTTTATACGTTTTTCCATCCTTTGTTGCGGGATCAACAAGAAGCTAACATAAATCAAGAAAAGCTTAAAG AACGCAAGTCAAAAACTTCTCAGACCTATAGCAAGTGTGTAAGAGGTGAATTGAAATTGACGTTAAATTATCAAAGAGGAGCTTTAATC GTAATGGTTAATCATGCTAAAGAATTACCACGAATGGCTAATAATCAAGAGCCATCTACCTACGTAAAAGTTTATTTGTTACCAGATCcgatgaaaatgacaaaaagaaaGACTAAAGTTATCAAACGAAGTTGTCATCCATCTTTTAtggaaatg CTGGAGTATAGAATGCCGCTGGATGTGCTTCAATTTCGAGTTCTCCAAGCAACTGTTTGGAATCACGATAC
- the Pi3K68D gene encoding phosphatidylinositol 4-phosphate 3-kinase C2 domain-containing subunit beta isoform X2 produces the protein MVNFPFRRILFTCPFVYLILFITSVFRKLIALWNAMDEREEEASSECSNSLYAVFDPFDYMYSPSECSQHSDPIYAAVVKTQTPLNSPPPLPPRNHSTPATELSAQNSPVKKYQRENITVRKRNRSIQDPDLIAFHRLVKTIRNEFKYNDAEKNMGIVISPRIECTRVQNLSIKIIMHCEFTRPNPVIFTCDADSTVEQVILQTLCDLSNNDSAENYIVKVRGLAEYLLPNTNLSSYVHILQCIKLDEDVELTLLPSNSVSRKLARTAQDDTCDSEIKIEDLIPNEFSPLISYESLSIVLETLEKEMNKIEISVGNIFSSGFSFSSIQTRGVQQALKAICSLLGNMEPSDISKSLIDFIEICNEMSSYSSKTDGNSWMKPRIIDDEGEYSIVNVPKAPPARETIANHCEKIKESVYKFIDTYCHTFDVDFELSSPSYEFTGTKYSREVGDPVLVYIDGLHRLGNNWNYDEYLIVAQVYHGTRPVGEAKVSKSMQASGSFFKRLIFDCWLSFDNIGICLLPRESRLVFVVYGRSINLNAEQSSSQDNQSTDTELGWTSIQFFNYDGILSQGSYLLMLSPSSADRRLGPSPPLGYQLGNQSQPILNVEFPCYSSHVKFPHIAKDIHTVSKDMYDFNSLDRNTQEQLLQMVEQDVFNRPPTEDREVLWEKRHYLLSKPQALPKVFLAAYSWDSACLPDLHSMLHSWSPLQSIDALQLLLPCFPDIEVRKKAVSWMESFSHDEVVDYLPQLIQALKHETYETSALAEFLLRRSLLSPRVAHYLYWLLIQLLPTQLFQNPNNYDLTNLDEKAMGNARYFRRILLMYRVLIMICGQAVRHSFNAQQLLVKTLYEVAENIKSTKESLRIKTLLQDLESVHDNLQENVACLPLKPSLEVNGIQVKTCSYFPSNTLPLKISFQTVEKNIIPAIFKAGDDLQQDMLTIQMIKIMDKWWLKEGLDLKIVTFACISTGDKRGIIEMVTEAETLRKIQIELGLTGSFKETPIDEWLRKHNPSALEYERAVQNFTASCAGYSVATYILGICDRHNDNIMLKRSGHLFHIDFGKFLGDAQTFGSFKRDRTPFVLTPDMAYVINGSDKSTEKFHHFVDLCCQAFNIIRKHGNLLLYLFGLMISSGIPGVTMDAVTYVQKSLLLDLTNAEAAATFARMIESSLKSWFTQFNFFLHNLAQLRFTGDHNDAELLSFVPKRYTMNQEGRIQSVEVYGYQKRYDPEKYYVYILKVKRENQPEPSYLFRSYKEFCELHQKICLLFPLAKCHSLHSSSLLVGRSNIKQVAEKRKYEIEKFLNMLFQMADEISHSDVVYTFFHPLLRDQQEANINQEKLKERKSKTSQTYSKCVRGELKLTLNYQRGALIVMVNHAKELPRMANNQEPSTYVKVYLLPDPMKMTKRKTKVIKRSCHPSFMEMLEYRMPLDVLQFRVLQATVWNHDTLQENEFLGAVSLPLHNLVPETETTDWYPLGNVCR, from the exons atgGTTAATTTTCCGTTTCGACGAATTCTTTTCACGTGTCCCTTCGTGtatttaatattatttattaCTTCAGTTTTCCGCAAATTGATTGCTCTTTGGAATGCGA TGGACGAAAGAGAAGAAGAAGCTAGCTCAGAATGTTCGAATAGTTTATACGCCGTGTTTGATCCATTTGACTACATGTATTCGCCATCAGAATGTTCGCAACACTCGGATCCTATTTATGCAGCTGTCGTTAAAACTCAGACTCCTTTGAATTCGCCACCACCATTACCACCTCGTAACCATAGCACCCCCGCCACCGAGCTTTCT gctCAGAATTCACCTGTAAAAAAATACCAGAGAGAAAATATCACTGTTAGGAAACGAAACAGATCAATTCAGGATCCTGATTTAATAGCTTTTCATCGTCTTGTTAAAACGATACGAA ATGAATTTAAATATAATGACGCTGAGAAAAATATGGGTATCGTCATCAGCCCGAGGATTGAATGTACACGAGTGCAAAATTTGAGCATCAAGATCATAATGCATTGCGAATTTACGCGACCTAATCCAGTAATATTTACTTGCGATG CCGATAGTACTGTAGAGCAAGTAATTCTTCAAACTTTATGCGATCTGTCTAATAATGATTCAGCTGAAAATTATATTGTGAAAGTTCGTGGCCTGGCTGAATATCTTTTACCAAACACAAACCTCAGCAGCTATGTTCATATTTTGCAATGTATCAAGTTAGATGAAGACGTCGAATTAACGTTGCTGCCTTCAAATAGCGTATCCAGAAAATTAGCGAGAACT GCTCAAGATGATACTTGCGATAGtgagataaaaattgaagatctaATTCCTAATGAATTTTCGCCGTTGATTTCGTACGAATCTTTGAGCATTGTTTTAG aaactTTGGagaaagaaatgaataaaattgaaatttccgtcggaaatattttttcttcgggattttcattttccagtatTCAAACCCGCGGTGTTCAGCAAGCGTTAAAAGCAATCTGCTCGTTGTTAGGAAACATGGAACCGTCTGATATATCTAAAAGTTTGAtcgatttcattgaaatttgcaATGAAATGTCATCTTATTCATCCAAG ACTGACGGAAACAGTTGGATGAAACCACGTATTATCGATGACGAAGGAGAGTATTCTATTGTAAACGTACCTAAAGCACCACCTGCCCGAGAGACGATCGCTAATCActgcgaaaaaattaaagaaagcgTGTATAAATTTATCGACACGTATTGCCATACTTTCGATGTAGACTTTGAATTAAGTTCTCCGTCTTATGAATTTACCG GTACAAAATATTCGCGTGAAGTAGGAGATCCAGTCTTGGTCTATATTGATGGATTACATAGATTAGGAAATAATTGGAATTACGACGAATACTTAATAGTTGCTCAAGTATATCACGGTACCAGACCGGTAGGCGAAGCTAAGGTGTCTAAAAGCATGCAAGCTTCTGGTTCTTTTTTCAagagattaatttttgattgctG GTTGAGTTTCGACAATATTGGAATCTGTTTACTACCTCGTGAAAGTCGTTTAGTTTTCGTTGTGTATGGTCGTAGCATAAATCTTAATGCGGAGCAGTCATCATCTCAAGATAATCAGTCCACTGATACTGAACTTGGATGGACttcgattcagtttttcaattacgATGG aatattatCCCAGGGAAGTTACTTGTTGATGCTATCACCGTCATCTGCAGATAGAAGATTAGGGCCTTCGCCTCCATTAGGGTATCAGCTAGGCAATCAAAGTCAACCAATCCTAA acgtTGAATTTCCATGCTACAGTAGTCACGTTAAATTTCCGCATATTGCGAAAGATATTCATACGGTATCTAAAGACATGTATGACTTCAATAGTCTAGATCGTAACACGCAAGAGCAATTATTACAGATGGTTGAACAAGATgtatttaatag aCCACCTACAGAAGACCGAGAAGTTCTTTGGGAGAAACGTCACTATCTATTGTCGAAGCCGCAAGCTCTTCCAAAAGTGTTTTTAGCTGCTTATAGCTGGGATTCGGCGTGTTTGCCAGATTTGCACTCGATGCTCCATTCATGGTCACCATTGCAGTCAATCGATGCGTTACAATTATTATTACCTTG TTTTCCTGACATCGAGGTGAGGAAGAAGGCGGTCAGCTGGATGGAATCGTTTTCTCACGACGAAGTTGTAGATTACCTTCCCCAACTGATACAAGCATTGAAACATGAAACTTATGAAACATCTGCTTTGGCTGAATTTTTACTGCGACGTTCGCTTTTGTCACCCCGCGTAGCTCATTATCTATATTGGTTGTTGATTCAACTACTACCAACACAATTATTTCAG aatcccAATAACTATGATCTCACGAATCTCGACGAAAAGGCGATGGGAAACGCTCGttattttagaagaattctgcTCATGTATCGAGTATTAATAATGATTTGTGGACAAGCTGTCAGGCATAGTTTTAATGCTCAACAATTGCTAGTCAAA ACTTTATACGAAGTAGCCGAAAATATCAAGTCGACGAAAGAATCTCTCAGGATTAAAACATTGTTGCAAGATCTGGAAAGCGTACATGacaatttacaagaaaatgTAGCCTGTTTACCATTGAAACCTAGTTTGGAAGTCAATGGTATTCAAGTGAAAACCTGCTCGTATTTCCCTTCGAACACGTTGCCATTAAAAATTAGCTTtcaaactgttgaaaaaaatattatacctgCTATTTTTAAA GCGGGAGATGATTTGCAGCAAGATATGTTGACCATACAAATGATCAAGATTATGGATAAATGGTGGCTTAAGGAAGGCTTAGATTTGAAAATCGTCACTTTTGCTTGTATATCGACGGGTGATAAAAGAG GTATCATTGAAATGGTCACGGAGGCAGAAACTCTGCGAAAAATCCAAATAGAATTGGGATTGACAGGATCTTTTAAAGAAACACCTATCGATGAATGGTTGAGAAAACATAATCCTTCAGCCTTAGAATATGAACGAGccgttcaaaattttaccg CTTCATGTGCCGGTTACAGTGTAGCGACATATATTTTGGGTATCTGTGATAGACATAATGATAACATAATGTTGAAAAGATCAGGTCATCTGTTTCACATAGATTTTGGAAAGTTTCTGGGAGACGCTCAAACTTTTGGCAGCTTCAAAAG GGATCGAACACCCTTCGTATTAACTCCCGATATGGCCTATGTAATCAACGGCAGCGATAAATCGactgaaaaattccatcattttgtAGATCTATGTTGTCAAGCGTTTAATATTATCAGAAAGCATGGAAATTTACTTCTATATCTATTCGGCCTG ATGATATCTTCTGGAATCCCCGGCGTTACTATGGATGCTGTAACTTATGTTCAGAAATCTCTACTGCTAGATTTGACAAATGCTGAAGCTGCTGCAACATTTGCTCGTATGATTGAGAGTTCTCTGAAGTCATGGTTTACgcagttcaactttttcttaCATAATTTAGCTCAATTACGATTTACCGGTGATCATAATGATGCCGAGTTATTAAGTTTCGTTCCTAAAAGATACAC CATGAATCAAGAGGGAAGAATACAGAGCGTAGAAGTTTACGGATATCAAAAACGATATGACCCGGAGAAGTACTAcgtttatattttgaaagtgaaaCGTGAAAATCAACCGGAGCCTTCGTACCTTTTCCGTTCCTATAAAGAGTTCTGCGAACTGCACCAGAAAATTTGTTTACTGTTTCCGTTGGCTAAATGTCACAG TTTACATAGTTCTAGTCTATTAGTTGGAAGATCAAATATAAAACAGGTCGCTGAGAAGCGTAAAtacgaaatagaaaaatttttaaatatgctTTTCCAAATGGCCGATGAAATTAGTCATTCCGACGTTGTTTATACGTTTTTCCATCCTTTGTTGCGGGATCAACAAGAAGCTAACATAAATCAAGAAAAGCTTAAAG AACGCAAGTCAAAAACTTCTCAGACCTATAGCAAGTGTGTAAGAGGTGAATTGAAATTGACGTTAAATTATCAAAGAGGAGCTTTAATC GTAATGGTTAATCATGCTAAAGAATTACCACGAATGGCTAATAATCAAGAGCCATCTACCTACGTAAAAGTTTATTTGTTACCAGATCcgatgaaaatgacaaaaagaaaGACTAAAGTTATCAAACGAAGTTGTCATCCATCTTTTAtggaaatg CTGGAGTATAGAATGCCGCTGGATGTGCTTCAATTTCGAGTTCTCCAAGCAACTGTTTGGAATCACGATAC
- the LOC135835998 gene encoding tetratricopeptide repeat protein 5-like, protein MLKDDGVNVDAEHFEDIVNELYSYRDLYFESNPIETAVNFHSNLKTKLQESVDKIKSLEEDALKKDRALYFYVLGKAYNVETDYNSKAEEYLSKSVKLNPNLIDAWNHLGDSYFKKGDYLEAKNCFLNALNKEKNKVSLRNLSVVSRKESGKTKEDLINNVNAGLKYAQEALEVDPNDGTSWFYMGNAFMSLFFTVKQSGKTLIQAMDAYNRSENDPSSKSNPDLHYNKAVALKFQEEYESALQCFDKAHSFDPKWETPKLLQERLIKYLNSIQDLICQKGRVKNKKLQTFIKNISPEKHLGHFQKLSGDKADGEATLKHVPLSELRPGLNENKVVLGVVVCSVLNEELVPFTFCIVDKENTCMGVTIYNLANGQGVIIGDTVAIAMPFLKEVDFTFGSNKFNFKSIRISNPLLMAVNGKPLPSNKMSSMQMSTFSEADNKV, encoded by the exons atgttgaaagacGACGGCGTAAATGTAGATGCTGAACATTTTGAG GATATTGTCAATGAATTGTACAGTTACAGAGATTTATATTTTGAGAGTAATCCAATTGAAACGGCGgttaattttcattcgaatttaaaaaccaaACTACAGGAATCCGTCGATAAGATTAAATCCTTGGAAG AGGATGCGTTGAAGAAAGATCGAGCcctttatttttacgttttggGTAAAGCGTACAATGTGGAAACCGATTATAATTCCAAAGCGGAGGAATATCTGTCGAAATCAGTGAAATTGAATCCAAATTTAATAGATGCGTGGAATCACTTAGGCGattcttattttaaaaaggGAGATTACTTAgaagccaaaaattgttttttaaatgctTTAAATAAG gaaaaaaataaagtatcTTTACGAAATTTATCCGTTGTATCGAGAAAAGAATCTGGGAAAACCAAAGAAGATCTAATTAATAATGTAAACGCAGGTTTGAAATATGCTCAAGAGGCTTTAGAAGTTGATCCAAATGACGGTACCTCGTGGTTTTACATGGGAAATGCTTTCATGTCATTATTTTTCACTGTCAAACAAAGTGGTAAAACTCTTATACAAGCCATGGATGCGTACAACAGATCT GAAAATGATCCATCTTCCAAAAGTAACCCTGATCTACACTACAATAAAGCAGTG GctttgaaattccaagaagagTATGAAAGTGCTTTACAGTGTTTCGATAAAGCTCATTCATTTGACCCAAAATGGGAAACGCCGAAATTGTTACAAGAACGTCTTATTAAATATTTGAACAGCATTCAAGATTTAATCTGTCAAAAAGGAAGAGTGAAgaataaaaaacttcaaacCTTTATTAAG aatattAGCCCAGAAAAGCATTTAGGTCATTTCCAAAAGTTATCCGGTGATAAGGCCGACGGCGAAGCAACGCTAAAACATGTTCCATTATCCGAATTACGGCCAGGTTTAAATGAAAACAAAGTAGTTTTAGGTGTTGTCGTTTGCAGTGTATTGAATGAAGAATTGGTTCCATT TACATTCTGTATTGTTGATAAAGAGAATACTTGCATGGGAGTAACAATATACAATTTAGCTAACGGACAAGGGGTCATCATCGGAGATACCGTAGCTATTGCTATGCCATTTTTAAAAGAAGTTGATTTTACATTCGGAAGTAAT aaattcaactttaaaaGCATACGAATAAGCAATCCTTTACTGATGGCCGTTAATGGGAAACCTCTC